The Pochonia chlamydosporia 170 chromosome 1, whole genome shotgun sequence genome window below encodes:
- a CDS encoding nuclear envelope protein (similar to Verticillium alfalfae VaMs.102 XP_003004442.1), whose protein sequence is MAGAPVRRAPYKDTLQPALHRRFSSTAILLLAVSYLEALLLANWGSYFWSWFPIGPAGFRTLLIFSCGLSILILRIAHYHVGLKTTESGLQTLNSSLLSLSTYETGFWYSVSSFLFCPIFLFSMSESSNLQWIIYFGGSRARLNERPLFLACYLGVCALLQTVAHYKIDVDRLDFGISKRQTKTQHKALSVLPRSFQIVLLQLPGTLAGCAQQAISALLLCLILYYFILRGFAWGWALTFLRPFYSLPKTSIVPSTWPTDIYLLFRCAYAGTLMNFIWATGNTAFSVFMVREPLKNGNPLTSESKDPNGSLLNGLKSKKLSIKSFAMWELAIIAQDFEARRLAIFCDIDRKDGPMWSQVYAICMELLKQMETRIDEYGKPPPSAVPQPNPPAEVKQRTSAPLRQDAIFTKKGETSGLLGGVEKAWDQIARAPGSSPVSELSPLAKKTWKDAKDRVLTKEQQEALSPEHLRSEFGNWTTNLMKIEYIGGLFRHDFRTRVAGVVMGTPYAEPTLYTNAVQALCLLAVHSLAEDQFGNVHRDVPSIIRTLTAVIRKVENLKQQFPLHWTDPSGNRESPEVDQILDTLRTGLEQVVSKFEPYSSDLRLSLGDLRLAKESFARPEKEVPAPKEKEPVVQSKPIEGKKAESSRAHRREYKRVEMEQVR, encoded by the exons ATGGCGGGCGCTCCAGTGCGAAGAGCTCCTTATAAGGACACTTTGCAGCCTGCTTTGCATAGGCGCTTTTCTTCGACAGCTATTCttttgttggctgtgtcgTATCTGGAAGCTCTCCTCCTGGCCAACTGGGGCTCat ATTTCTGGTCCTGGTTCCCAATTGGACCTGCCGGTTTCCGAACACTCCTCATATTCTCATGCGGCctctccatcctcatcctgcGAATCGCACATTACCATGTCGGCCTGAAAACGACGGAATCGGGGCTGCAAACTCTCAACTCGTCACTACTTAGCCTGTCCACATACGAAACTGGCTTCTGGTACAGCGtctcgagcttcttgttctgccccatcttcctcttttCCATGTCGGAATCCTCGAACTTGCAGTGGATAATCTATTTTGGCGGCAGCCGAGCACGATTGAACGAGCGACCGTTGTTTCTTGCTTGCTATCTGGGAGTCTGTGCCCTGTTGCAAACTGTCGCTCACTACAAAATCGACGTTGACAGATTGGATTTCGGCATTTCCAAGCGGCAGACTAAAACCCAGCACAAGGCGCTCAGCGTTTTGCCACGCTCCTTTCAGATTGTCCTCCTTCAGCTTCCTGGGACCCTGGCAGGCTGTGCACAACAAGCCATCTCAGCTTTGCTGCTGTGTCTGATTCTATACTACTTCATCCTGCGGGGCTTCGCATGGGGTTGGGCTTTGACGTTCCTTCGACCTTTTTACAGTCTACCCAAGACCAGCATAGTCCCATCGACATGGCCGACTGATATATATCTACTGTTCCGGTGCGCTTATGCCGGCACATTGATGAACTTTATATGGGCTACCGGAAACACAgccttctccgtcttcatgGTCAGAGAGCCCTTGAAGAACGGCAACCCTTTAACGTCGGAGTCGAAGGATCCAAATGGCTCTCTGCTGAATGGACtaaagagcaagaagctcTCCATCAAG TCTTTCGCAATGTGGGAGCTTGCCATCATCGCTCAAGATTTCGAGGCTAGACGACTGGCGATCTTTTGTGATATTGACCGCAAAGACGGCCCGATGTGGTCGCAAGTCTATGCTATCTGCATGGAACTCCTAAAACAAATGGAGACCCGTATTGATGAGTACGGAAAGCCGCCGCCCTCCGCCGTCCCGCAACCAAATCCTCCTGCCGAGGTAAAGCAACGTACGTCAGCTCCGCTTCGGCAAGATGCCATTTTCACGAAGAAAGGCGAGACATCTGGGCTGCTCGGCGGCGTGGAGAAGGCCTGGGATCAGATCGCTCGAGCTCCTGGTTCATCGCCTGTATCGGAGCTCAGTCCGTTGGCGAAAAAGACATGGAAGGATGCCAAGGACAGAGTGCTCACCAAGGAGCAGCAGGAGGCATTATCTCCTGAGCATCTACGGAGTGAGTTTGGCAACTGGACGACGAATCTCATGAAAATCGAGTACATTGGAGGTTTGTTCCGACACGATTTTCGTACTCGAGTTGCCGGCGTTGTCATGGGGACTCCCTACGCTGAGCCTACTCTCTACACCAATGCTGTACAAGCTCTTTGCCTTCTGGCGGTTCACAGTCTTGCCGAGGATCAGTTTGGAAACGTTCATAGGGATGTTCCCAGCATCATACGAACTCTAACTGCGGTGATCCGAAAGGTTGAGAACCTCAAGCAACAGTTTCCTTTGCACTGGACAGACCCAAGTGGCAATAGAGAGTCACCAGAAGTGGACCAGATCCTTGATACATTAAGGACTGGCTTGGAGCAGGTCGTTTCAAAATTTGAGCCCTACAGCAGTGACTTAAGGCTCTCTCTTGGGGATCTTCGCTTGGCAAAGGAATCCTTCGCGCGGCCTGAGAAGGAGGTTCCTGCCCCGAAAGAAAAGGAGCCCGTTGTACAATCAAAACCCATAGAGGGAAAGAAGGCAGAGTCGTCAAGAGCGCACCGGCGGGAGTATAAAAGGGTGGAAATGGAACAAGTACGGTAA
- a CDS encoding sucrase/ferredoxin domain-containing protein (similar to Metarhizium robertsii ARSEF 23 XP_007818828.1), translating into MQYRRLFFRFLYASVYVLFFLVLFGLLLITPGDAIERSISNGQKYNVLIVTISYVVTIVIVVFIYILRLYITKTAIAAIPKTWVPIEKGDVKDIVYRMIHGGLSRSAAIAHAARPREQIDTDDEQGGMDDGEQEARIGGGAKKTNTVVEDLCLPLPPKRPVWGEIEHYGWASPNSPDLRNLQYSSVLSELPNLIEAKALTMAPSDQQGLGTDAPMIDAEAVGLLQRTANMSMRGYIDHLASLVVILVDETVTQFLAQYEYARFSNRPISNERFRQLMHLFAEVLRGMQPLDINVLNSLEDASYGWGPSESDIDNDAPLDTNPPSPRSSISHAPTTSTQSSRRRPPLRTPSAHAWSFRTAPNTPVSKRTGTGMLSRQSSENSFAQTRRQYPVSQPSSSSLRSKAASAASSSDSGSVIRLATREDDERLPYVLNLRPTAGS; encoded by the coding sequence ATGCAATACCGTCGCCTCTTCTTCCGCTTCCTCTACGCATCTGTATacgtcctcttcttcctcgtgCTATTTGGCCTACTCCTCATAACGCCTGGCGATGCCATCGAGCGATCTATAAGCAATGGCCAAAAATACAATGTCCTCATTGTGACGATATCATACGTGGTGACTATTGTCATCGTCGTGTTTATCTATATTTTACGACTGTATATTACGAAAACGGCCATCGCGGCGATTCCCAAGACGTGGGTACCGATTGAAAAGGGCGATGTGAAGGACATTGTGTATAGGATGATTCATGGGGGGCTTAGTCGGAGCGCTGCCATTGCGCATGCTGCGCGACCTAGGGAACAGATTGATACGGACGACGAGCAAGGTGGGATGGACGACGGTGAGCAAGAGGCTCGGATCGGCGGCGGTGCGAAAAAGACGAATACCGTTGTGGAGGATTTGTGCTTGCCACTGCCGCCGAAGAGGCCTGTCTGGGGAGAAATCGAGCACTACGGATGGGCGTCGCCGAATTCGCCGGATCTTCGGAACTTGCAATACAGTAGTGTCTTGTCGGAACTGCCAAATCTCATTGAGGCAAAGGCCTTGACGATGGCTCCGTCTGACCAGCAGGGTTTGGGTACAGACGCGCCGATGATTGATGCTGAGGCGGTTGGGTTGCTGCAGCGCACTGCGAATATGTCGATGCGGGGATACATTGATCACCTTGCGAGTTTGGTAGTGATTCTTGTGGATGAAACGGTCACGCAGTTTCTTGCGCAGTATGAATATGCGCGGTTCTCGAACAGGCCCATCTCGAATGAACGATTCCGACAGTTGATGCACTTGTTTGCCGAGGTACTACGAGGCATGCAACCGCTGGATATCAACGTCTTGAACTCTTTAGAAGATGCGAGCTACGGATGGGGCCCTTCGGAAAGTGACATCGACAATGACGCGCCGCTGGATACCAACCCCCCATCTCCACGAAGCAGTATTTCTCACGCTCCAACGACGAGCACGCAAAGCTCGAGGCGCCGACCGCCATTGCGCACTCCCTCCGCGCACGCTTGGAGTTTCCGGACCGCTCCCAATACACCGGTCAGTAAGAGAACCGGAACGGGCATGCTCTCGCGGCAGTCGAGCGAGAACAGCTTCGCCCAGACGAGGCGGCAGTACCCTGTGAGTCAGCCGTCGAGTTCGAGTTTACGGTCCAAGGCTGCGAGTGCAGCGAGCAGTAGTGATTCTGGGTCCGTTATACGTCTTGCTACGAGGGAAGATGACGAGCGGCTACCGTATGTGTTGAATCTGCGGCCGACGGCTGGAAGTTGA
- a CDS encoding heat shock transcription factor (similar to Sordaria macrospora k-hell XP_003351463.1) codes for MSTSTSGPDAMDISSSPTASAPSHIADHETNGKTNSRPNQPSGSDRSAADSSSNMPAPPTTTSSAIHQPKIVQTAFIHKLYNMLEDSSIQHLISWSANAESFVMSPTADFSKVLSQYFKHTNISSFVRQLNMYGFHKERDVFHTGNPDTTLWEFKHGNGSFKRGDIAGLRDIKRRASRHALVHRETNFTKPSSSQPGTPAEPVQVPPESIDARLANLEHSLYDVSARLQRSEENAHYMHIKNQAVMENMGRLLHFNQELARAVISLVPLDSAIHRDVINLQGEMQRQADMIRTVDEPHEVPYAGRQQYFSNVDNAPVSPRQLPQDDSRRPAGGLTVPQSQARGQPLYRPGVPSTLSLGSRRPYGSIGGSSTTQSSPLRNAAAPPPPGPHPLSNVETPPSNLARRHTAADIRAHGWQPGPAPFSASNAPTGPWPSSPGRLAPEDQRIRESLSSYSLQTASHPHPHSRPTTPPPPHMPANGSSNGADTFGGWSWNTAGNRDAKGPLFKDSSAPPTRRGSMAHILNPSDTAERSEEDEDPRGEDDRKRKRMQ; via the exons AtgtccacatccacatccgGGCCCGATGCCATGGAcatctcttcttctccaaccgCTTCCGCGCCGAGCCATATAGCAGATCATGAGACCAATGGCAAGACAAACAGTCGGCCGAACCAGCCGTCGGGCAGTGACCGTAGCGCTGCCGActcttcatccaacatgCCCGCGCCGCCAACCACTACCTCGTCTGCTATCCACCAACCAAAGATTGTGCAGACTGCTTTTATTCATAAACTATATAA CATGTTGGAGGATTCCAGTATACAGCACCTGATATCATGGTCTGCGAACGCGGAGAGCTTTGTCATGTCTCCCACCGCAGACTTTTCAAAAGTCTTGTC GCAATACTTTAAACACACAAATATTTCGTCGTTTGTGCGACAACTAAACATGTATGGGTTTCATAAGG AACGGGACGTTTTTCATACCGGCAATCCTGATACGACACTGTGGGAGTTTAAGCATGGTAATGGCAGTTTTAAGCGAGGCGATATTGCCGGCTTACGAGATATAAAGCGGCGGGCTAGTCGTCATGCTCTGGTTCACCGCGAGACCAACTTTACGAAACCCAGTTCATCACAGCCGGGCACGCCGGCGGAACCTGTCCAAGTTCCTCCAGAGAGTATCGATGCCAGGCTCGCCAACCTTGAACATTCCCTCTATGATGTGAGCGCTCGGCTGCAACGTAGCGAAGAAAACGCACATTATATGCATATCAAAAACCAAGCAGTTATGGAAAACATGGGTCGCCTGTTGCATTTCAACCAAGAATTGGCTCGGGCTGTGATATCTTTGGTTCCATTGGATAGCGCTATCCACCGCGATG TGATTAATTTGCAAGGAGAGATGCAGCGACAGGCCGATATGATCCGAACAGTTGATGAGCCTCACGAGGTGCCTTATGCTGGCCGGCAGCAGTATTTCAGCAACGTGGATAATGCCCCCGTGTCGCCGAGGCAATTGCCACAGGATGATTCCAGACGACCTGCTGGGGGACTTACGGTACCTCAGTCTCAGGCTCGAGGGCAACCATTGTATCGACCTGGTGTGCCTTCCACTCTTTCATTGGGATCACGCCGCCCTTACGGCTCCATTGGAGGCAGCAGCACGACACAATCTTCACCACTTCGTAATGCGGCAGCACCTCCACCGCCCGGTCCTCATCCCCTATCGAACGTCGAAACGCCGCCCAGCAACCTTGCTCGAAGACACACGGCTGCGGATATCCGCGCTCACGGCTGGCAGCCTGGACCAGCGCCTTTCTCAGCGTCTAATGCACCTACTGGCCCGTGGCCGTCATCTCCTGGACGGCTTGCTCCAGAAGATCAACGTATCAGGGAatcattgtcatcatatTCGCTACAGACGGCCTCACATCCCCATCCACACTCCCGGCCGACAacccctccgcctcctcatATGCCGGCCAATGGTAGTAGCAATGGGGCGGATACTTTCGGCGGTTGGTCTTGGAACACGGCAGGAAATAGGGATGCTAAAGGACCCCTATTCAAGGACTCGTCGGCTCCACCAACCAGACGAGGTAGCATGGCGCACATCTTGAACCCAAGTGACACTGCTGAAAGGTccgaggaagacgaagatcCTCGTGGAGAGGACGACAGAAAACGAAAACGAATGCAGTGA